The Enterobacter mori genomic interval TTTTATGGCTCGTTTTGGGCGAATATATTCTAATCCTGTGATCTTGCTACATTTTTGTCTAACGTGTTGAATAATCGCTCAGTGCAATTTTAAAGAATGGTAACAATATGAAATACAAGACTTTGATCTTCACCGCGTTGCTGCTGATGGTCGGCCGCGCCGCGCAGGCGGAACAGATTGGTTCCGTCGATACCGTGTTCAAAATGTTTGGCCCGGACCACAAAATCGTGGTGGAGGCGTTTGACGATCCGGACGTGAACAACGTCACCTGCTATGTCAGCCGTGCGAAAACGGGCGGTATCAAAGGCGGGCTGGGGCTGGCGGAAGATACTTCCGATGCGGCGATCTCTTGCCAGCAGGTGGGGCCGGTTGAGTTGAGCGATAAAATTAAAAACGGCAAAGCGCAGGGCGATGTGGTGTTCCAGAAACGGACCTCGCTGGTGTTTAAAAAGCTGCAGGTAGTGCGTTTCTATGATGCCAAGCGCAACACCCTGGCTTACCTGGCCTATTCCGACAAAGTGGTGGAAGGCTCGCCGAAAAACGCGATCAGTGCGGTGCCGATTATGCCGTGGCATTAATTCAGGGATAAACCATGCAACAACCTGTGGTCTGGCTGGTTGAAGACGAAACCAGTATCGCCGATACGCTGATCTACATGCTTCAGCAGGAAGGCTTCGCGGTAAAGGCGTTTGAGCGCGGTTTACCGGTGCTGGAGGCGGCGCGGCGGCAGGCTC includes:
- the creA gene encoding protein CreA produces the protein MKYKTLIFTALLLMVGRAAQAEQIGSVDTVFKMFGPDHKIVVEAFDDPDVNNVTCYVSRAKTGGIKGGLGLAEDTSDAAISCQQVGPVELSDKIKNGKAQGDVVFQKRTSLVFKKLQVVRFYDAKRNTLAYLAYSDKVVEGSPKNAISAVPIMPWH